A genomic window from Thiomonas arsenitoxydans includes:
- a CDS encoding c-type cytochrome, translating to MFQLKRSSKSLIPALCMTALALSAGSAFAATAPAGKFTATAKVSSIDEAAAQGAQIFANDTFGTKQTWVPANAFSSHLMTCAACHTDGGKTEGTTPAGAHLPSLIGAAANYPKFKAKKHAVYTLERQIVHCVRAGIVGKPPAYNSPEMIDLVAYLTQISKGATMGQQFK from the coding sequence ATGTTCCAACTGAAGCGTTCATCAAAATCGCTCATTCCCGCACTCTGCATGACCGCCTTGGCGCTGTCAGCAGGCTCGGCCTTTGCCGCGACCGCACCGGCGGGCAAGTTCACCGCCACGGCCAAAGTCTCGTCGATCGACGAGGCCGCAGCGCAAGGCGCGCAAATTTTCGCCAACGACACCTTCGGCACCAAGCAGACCTGGGTGCCGGCCAACGCCTTCAGCAGCCATCTCATGACCTGCGCCGCCTGCCACACGGACGGCGGCAAAACCGAGGGCACGACCCCGGCGGGCGCTCACCTGCCCAGTCTGATCGGCGCAGCGGCCAACTATCCGAAATTCAAGGCCAAGAAGCACGCGGTCTACACCCTGGAGCGGCAGATTGTGCATTGCGTGCGCGCCGGCATCGTCGGCAAGCCCCCGGCGTATAACAGCCCGGAAATGATCGACCTCGTGGCCTATCTCACCCAGATCTCCAAGGGCGCCACCATGGGGCAGCAATTCAAGTGA
- the modB gene encoding molybdate ABC transporter permease subunit yields MLLTAEDWQTIGLTAKLALTVTACLYIIGTPIAWWLGRTRSRLKGVIGAVVALPLVLPPSVLGFYLLLAMGPFGFIGRFTSWLGVHPLPFTFWGLVVASVFYSMPFMVQPLQNAFEAIGDKPLEAAATLRASPWDAFFTVALPMALPGILTSGILTFAHTVGEFGVVLMVGGNLPGETRVASVQIYDHVEALEYAGAHRLSAVMLAFSFLVLLLLYGWRPNPKKA; encoded by the coding sequence TTGTTGTTGACCGCCGAAGATTGGCAAACCATCGGCCTGACGGCCAAGCTCGCGCTGACCGTCACCGCCTGCCTTTACATCATCGGCACGCCGATCGCCTGGTGGCTGGGCCGCACGCGCTCGCGGCTCAAGGGGGTGATTGGCGCGGTGGTCGCGTTGCCGCTGGTGTTGCCTCCTTCGGTGCTGGGCTTTTATCTGCTACTGGCCATGGGGCCGTTTGGCTTCATCGGCCGCTTCACCAGTTGGCTGGGCGTGCATCCGCTGCCGTTCACCTTTTGGGGGCTGGTGGTCGCGTCGGTGTTTTATTCGATGCCGTTCATGGTGCAGCCGCTGCAAAACGCCTTCGAGGCGATCGGCGACAAGCCGCTGGAGGCTGCGGCCACACTGCGCGCCTCGCCGTGGGATGCGTTTTTTACCGTAGCCTTGCCGATGGCATTGCCCGGAATTCTCACCAGCGGCATTCTCACCTTCGCTCACACCGTGGGTGAATTCGGTGTGGTGCTCATGGTGGGCGGCAATCTGCCGGGAGAAACGCGCGTTGCTTCGGTGCAAATCTACGATCACGTCGAGGCCTTGGAATACGCCGGTGCGCACCGGCTATCTGCGGTCATGCTGGCGTTTTCCTTCCTGGTGCTGCTGTTGCTTTATGGATGGCGTCCGAATCCGAAAAAAGCGTGA
- a CDS encoding sulfite exporter TauE/SafE family protein — protein sequence MTENHPIVGAARSAPCPTACAVRGFFTALAIGLLGGLVGLGGAEFRLPVLVGLFDLATLQAVIANKALSLLVVGVAIVARLHAVPLAVLLPHWPVVLNLLAGSLLGAWWAAGWAMRLPRKTLDGVLLVLLILLACTMAAEQVFGLRALPNLAQILSPWGHAALGIAAGLVIGLFAAVMGVAGGELLIPTIVLLWGLDLKLAGSLSLLVSLPTMIVGFARYRESAAFAVLRTHRALLLSMAAGSLLGALLGGLLLGVVPTDGLGLLLALILAVSAWKVFRHRRSS from the coding sequence ATGACGGAAAACCATCCGATCGTCGGCGCGGCCCGCTCAGCCCCCTGCCCTACGGCCTGTGCCGTCCGTGGCTTTTTCACCGCGCTGGCCATCGGGCTGCTCGGCGGCCTGGTCGGCCTGGGCGGGGCGGAGTTTCGTCTGCCGGTGCTGGTCGGGCTGTTCGATCTGGCGACGCTGCAGGCGGTGATCGCCAACAAGGCGCTGTCGCTGCTGGTGGTGGGCGTGGCGATCGTCGCCCGGCTGCACGCCGTGCCGCTGGCGGTTTTGCTGCCGCATTGGCCCGTGGTGCTCAACCTGTTGGCGGGCAGTCTGCTCGGCGCTTGGTGGGCCGCGGGCTGGGCGATGCGCCTGCCGCGCAAGACGCTCGATGGCGTGTTGCTGGTTCTGCTCATTCTGTTGGCCTGCACCATGGCGGCCGAGCAGGTGTTCGGCCTGCGCGCCCTGCCCAATCTCGCACAGATTCTGTCGCCCTGGGGGCATGCAGCGCTGGGCATCGCCGCCGGGTTGGTGATCGGCCTATTCGCCGCGGTGATGGGCGTGGCCGGGGGCGAGCTGCTGATTCCGACCATCGTGCTGCTGTGGGGGCTGGACCTCAAGCTCGCGGGCAGCCTGTCGCTGCTGGTGTCGCTGCCGACCATGATCGTGGGATTTGCCCGCTACCGCGAAAGCGCGGCGTTCGCCGTGCTGCGCACCCATCGCGCGCTGCTGCTGAGCATGGCCGCAGGTTCATTGCTCGGCGCGCTGCTGGGCGGGCTGCTGCTGGGCGTCGTGCCCACCGACGGCCTCGGTCTGCTGCTGGCGCTGATTCTGGCGGTCTCGGCGTGGAAAGTGTTTCGCCACCGGCGTTCCTCCTGA
- a CDS encoding cation transporting ATPase C-terminal domain-containing protein yields MLAGLALPVTASQILWVNMVSAVTLSLALAFEPPEIDVMQRPPRSPAEPLITRSMLVRIGFVSLLMGATTFGIFEWELARGSSLELARTAAVNMLAFAELAYLFQVRSYTASALHRTLLHGNPVALAVAILLVLLQLAFTYAPPLQSLLGGAALPPSSWAMILGLSLAVFAAIEIEKGLWRRMGLQRM; encoded by the coding sequence CTGCTGGCGGGACTGGCCCTGCCGGTCACCGCCAGCCAGATCCTGTGGGTGAACATGGTCTCCGCGGTCACGCTGTCGCTGGCGCTGGCCTTCGAGCCGCCCGAAATCGACGTCATGCAGCGGCCGCCGCGCTCACCCGCCGAGCCGCTGATCACCCGCTCCATGCTGGTGCGCATCGGGTTCGTCAGCCTGCTGATGGGTGCAACAACCTTCGGTATTTTCGAATGGGAACTGGCACGCGGCAGCAGCCTTGAGCTTGCACGCACCGCAGCGGTCAATATGCTGGCCTTCGCCGAACTGGCCTATCTGTTTCAGGTGCGCAGCTACACCGCCTCGGCGCTGCATCGCACCCTGTTGCACGGCAATCCGGTGGCGCTGGCGGTGGCCATTTTGCTGGTGCTGCTGCAGCTGGCGTTCACCTATGCGCCGCCGCTGCAGTCACTGCTCGGCGGCGCGGCGCTGCCGCCGTCGTCGTGGGCGATGATCCTGGGGCTGAGCCTGGCGGTGTTTGCCGCCATCGAGATCGAAAAGGGGTTGTGGCGGCGAATGGGCCTGCAGCGCATGTGA
- a CDS encoding TOBE domain-containing protein, with product MQTSARNHLQGKVHAVHDGAVNTEVVLDLGEGQHLVAIVTKDSAHRLGLAAGKSAWALVKASWPILVEGAAPATSARNTLCGTIKAVTTGAVNTEVVLGLKGGAELVVMITTGSEKTLGLKVGDAACALIKATHVILGVD from the coding sequence ATGCAAACCAGCGCGCGCAATCATCTTCAAGGCAAGGTTCATGCAGTGCACGACGGTGCAGTCAACACCGAAGTCGTGCTCGACCTCGGCGAGGGCCAGCACCTCGTGGCCATCGTCACCAAAGACAGCGCCCATCGTCTGGGCCTTGCCGCGGGCAAATCGGCCTGGGCGCTTGTCAAGGCCTCGTGGCCCATTCTGGTCGAGGGCGCCGCCCCGGCCACCTCGGCGCGCAACACCCTGTGCGGCACGATCAAGGCCGTCACCACCGGCGCGGTGAACACCGAAGTGGTGCTGGGCCTCAAGGGCGGCGCCGAACTGGTGGTGATGATCACCACCGGCAGCGAAAAAACACTCGGCCTGAAGGTGGGCGACGCCGCATGCGCGCTCATCAAGGCCACCCATGTCATCCTCGGGGTGGACTAA
- the modC gene encoding molybdenum ABC transporter ATP-binding protein, with protein MAADTIDIDLTLRWPEFTLQVAQSLPGRGVTALFGHSGSGKTTLLRCVAGLERPRGKLHFKGQAWQDERRFLPPHQRPLGYVFQDANLFAHLSVLGNLRYGMKRAGRGDADIDPIIDLLGIGHLLPRRPALLSGGERQRVGIARALALQPQLLLMDEPLAALDLKRKLEILPYLERLHNELDIPMLYVTHAPAEVLRLADHVVMLGGGQVQASLPLREAVALPGSPLFAGQSHVAVLLGRAGAAEQGLRAFEVAGQTLRVPEDACSGCEPGRVMRLQVSARDVSVSLLQLPEVSINNQLQVRVVEIADAAHPVNVLVRLELGDGQILFAEITRASRERLELRPGLLVWALVKAVALAGDMMQ; from the coding sequence ATGGCGGCGGATACGATCGACATTGACCTGACGCTGCGTTGGCCCGAGTTCACGCTGCAAGTCGCGCAAAGTCTGCCCGGACGCGGGGTCACCGCGCTGTTTGGTCACTCCGGCTCGGGCAAGACCACCTTGCTGCGCTGCGTTGCCGGACTCGAGCGGCCGCGCGGCAAGCTGCATTTCAAGGGGCAGGCCTGGCAGGACGAACGCCGCTTCCTGCCGCCGCACCAGCGGCCGCTCGGATATGTGTTCCAGGACGCCAATCTGTTTGCGCACCTGTCGGTGCTGGGCAATCTGCGCTACGGCATGAAGCGAGCCGGGCGGGGCGATGCCGACATCGACCCGATCATCGACTTGCTCGGCATCGGGCATTTGCTGCCGCGGCGGCCCGCCTTGCTCTCGGGCGGTGAACGTCAGCGCGTGGGCATCGCCCGGGCGCTGGCGCTGCAGCCGCAACTGTTGTTGATGGACGAGCCGCTGGCGGCGCTCGACCTCAAGCGTAAGCTCGAAATCCTGCCGTATCTGGAGCGGCTGCACAACGAGCTCGACATTCCCATGCTCTACGTCACCCATGCGCCGGCCGAGGTGCTGCGGCTGGCCGACCATGTGGTCATGCTCGGCGGCGGGCAGGTGCAGGCCAGCCTGCCGCTGCGTGAGGCGGTGGCGCTGCCCGGCTCGCCGCTGTTCGCCGGACAAAGCCATGTCGCCGTGCTGTTGGGCCGTGCGGGGGCTGCGGAGCAGGGCTTGCGCGCGTTCGAAGTCGCCGGCCAAACCTTGCGCGTGCCGGAAGACGCCTGCAGCGGCTGCGAGCCAGGGCGGGTCATGCGGTTGCAGGTCAGCGCGCGCGATGTCAGCGTGTCGCTGCTGCAGTTGCCCGAAGTGTCGATCAACAACCAGTTGCAGGTGCGTGTGGTCGAAATCGCTGATGCCGCGCACCCGGTCAACGTCCTGGTCAGGCTCGAACTCGGCGACGGTCAAATTCTGTTTGCCGAAATCACCCGGGCTTCGCGCGAGCGCCTGGAGTTGCGCCCGGGTCTGTTGGTGTGGGCGTTGGTCAAGGCGGTCGCGCTTGCTGGCGACATGATGCAATGA
- the modA gene encoding molybdate ABC transporter substrate-binding protein has translation MGMTQFLRAISGALLFTLALGVAHAEKVTIVAASDLKFAMGDIVQAFEKAHPNDKIEVIYGSSGKFFSQIKQGAPYDLFFSADIKYPQELEKSGLAAGKVVPYAFGRIVLWSATMDASKMTLQSLTNPDIQHIAIANPKHAPYGKRAEEALKAAKVWDKVEPKLVFGENISHTAQLVETGNAQVGIIALSLALNPQLSSKGKYWLIPDNLHEPLEQAYVLTKRGESNPVAKAFAAYMNSPETSSVMKRYGFVLPDQAK, from the coding sequence ATGGGTATGACTCAATTCCTGCGGGCCATCAGTGGTGCGCTGCTCTTTACTTTGGCGCTGGGCGTGGCGCATGCAGAGAAGGTCACGATTGTCGCCGCATCCGATTTGAAGTTCGCCATGGGCGACATCGTGCAGGCGTTCGAGAAAGCCCATCCAAACGACAAGATCGAGGTGATCTACGGCTCTTCGGGCAAGTTCTTTTCCCAGATCAAGCAAGGCGCGCCCTACGATCTTTTCTTCTCGGCAGACATCAAATATCCGCAAGAGCTGGAAAAGTCGGGTCTGGCCGCGGGCAAGGTCGTGCCCTATGCCTTTGGCCGCATCGTGCTGTGGAGCGCCACGATGGACGCCAGCAAAATGACCCTGCAGAGCTTGACCAACCCTGACATTCAGCACATCGCCATCGCCAATCCCAAGCACGCCCCCTACGGCAAGCGGGCCGAAGAAGCGCTGAAAGCGGCCAAGGTTTGGGACAAGGTCGAGCCCAAACTGGTGTTCGGCGAAAACATTTCACACACGGCGCAGTTGGTCGAAACCGGCAATGCGCAGGTGGGCATCATCGCGCTTTCGCTCGCGCTCAACCCGCAGCTCTCCAGCAAGGGCAAATACTGGTTGATTCCCGACAATCTGCACGAACCGCTGGAACAGGCCTACGTCCTCACCAAGCGCGGTGAAAGCAACCCTGTCGCCAAAGCGTTTGCCGCGTACATGAACAGTCCCGAGACGAGCAGCGTGATGAAACGCTACGGTTTTGTGCTGCCGGACCAGGCCAAGTAA
- a CDS encoding molybdate ABC transporter permease subunit, with protein sequence MSVLTPDAVKALWLSVQIALLALPAYAAAAVLLGYALQFGLRRPAWLDALITIPLVFPPVVIGFALLWLLGRESLLGRALQLVGVNFVFTFPGLLLAAFIAGLPLAVKTLQTALQTHPRVWHEVALTLGRGPVNVYLTMHLPIALPALLGGLLLALARGMGEVGISLMLGGNILGRTETLSLAIFNTVTTGDYAQAAWLSALLGGFSLVLFVAVRLLQNKELAKHDVLHPG encoded by the coding sequence ATGTCCGTCCTCACCCCGGATGCGGTCAAGGCGCTGTGGCTGAGCGTGCAAATCGCCCTGCTGGCGCTGCCCGCTTACGCCGCGGCCGCCGTGCTGTTGGGTTACGCACTGCAATTCGGCCTGCGCCGACCGGCTTGGTTGGACGCGCTGATCACCATCCCGCTGGTGTTTCCGCCGGTGGTCATCGGCTTTGCCCTGCTGTGGCTGCTGGGGCGCGAGAGCCTGCTCGGGCGCGCGCTGCAGCTCGTCGGCGTGAATTTTGTGTTCACCTTTCCGGGGCTGCTGCTGGCGGCTTTCATCGCCGGGCTGCCGCTGGCAGTCAAGACCCTGCAGACCGCGCTGCAGACGCATCCCCGCGTGTGGCACGAGGTGGCGCTCACCCTGGGGCGCGGGCCGGTCAATGTGTACCTCACCATGCACCTGCCGATTGCCCTGCCCGCCTTGCTCGGCGGGCTGCTGCTGGCGCTGGCGCGCGGCATGGGCGAGGTGGGGATTTCGCTCATGCTCGGCGGCAACATCCTCGGCCGCACCGAAACCCTGTCGCTGGCGATTTTCAACACCGTGACCACGGGCGACTACGCCCAGGCGGCCTGGCTCAGCGCCTTGCTGGGCGGGTTCAGCCTGGTGCTGTTCGTTGCCGTGCGTCTGCTGCAAAACAAGGAGCTTGCCAAACATGATGTACTTCACCCAGGCTGA
- the modD gene encoding ModD protein, which translates to MMYFTQADIDQLILEDLPLHDETTRALALPDVPGSLTYCARQPGVLAGLAPLLRLAQSLGLRPEPLATDGDTTAPGQAVLRLHGNAHALHMAWKQGMNLIEYLSGIASATRQMVDAARAGNPRIQVAGTRKAHPGARKLQHYAVLCGGGMVHRAGLSETILVFAQHRAFLPDLDAAQLVARAKAHSPEKFVLIEAESADDALVAARAGADGVQLDKMSPAQLTALVPQLRALQPRLTINAAGGIRPDNAAAFAASGVDVLVTSSLYNAKAADFGAVMQRL; encoded by the coding sequence ATGATGTACTTCACCCAGGCTGACATCGATCAGCTCATTCTCGAAGACCTGCCGCTGCACGACGAAACCACGCGGGCGCTGGCGCTGCCCGACGTGCCCGGCAGCCTCACCTACTGCGCACGCCAGCCCGGCGTGCTCGCGGGCCTGGCGCCGCTGCTGCGCCTGGCGCAATCGCTGGGTTTGCGCCCCGAGCCGCTCGCGACCGATGGCGACACTACCGCGCCGGGGCAGGCGGTGCTGCGGCTGCACGGCAACGCGCACGCGCTGCACATGGCCTGGAAACAGGGCATGAACCTGATCGAATACCTGAGCGGCATCGCCAGCGCCACGCGGCAGATGGTCGATGCCGCGCGCGCGGGCAATCCACGCATTCAGGTCGCGGGCACGCGCAAGGCGCATCCCGGAGCGCGCAAGCTGCAGCACTACGCCGTGCTGTGCGGCGGCGGCATGGTGCACCGCGCCGGGCTGTCGGAAACCATTCTGGTGTTCGCCCAGCACCGCGCCTTTCTGCCTGATCTGGATGCGGCGCAACTGGTGGCGCGCGCCAAGGCGCACAGCCCGGAGAAATTCGTGCTCATCGAGGCCGAAAGCGCTGATGACGCACTGGTCGCCGCCCGCGCCGGGGCGGACGGCGTGCAGCTCGACAAAATGTCGCCCGCGCAACTGACCGCGCTCGTGCCGCAACTGCGCGCGCTGCAGCCGCGGCTGACCATCAATGCCGCAGGCGGCATCCGCCCCGACAACGCCGCAGCGTTTGCCGCCAGCGGCGTGGACGTGCTCGTGACCTCCAGCCTGTACAACGCCAAGGCCGCCGACTTCGGCGCGGTGATGCAGCGGCTGTGA
- a CDS encoding c-type cytochrome — protein MIGLRRIVIGGALAWGAVAVAWAASASDMQKLAESQGCFSCHAINHKKVGPAYTAVAQRYAHNPNAAAILQDAILNGHQGTWGVIPMPAYAPDGYLNPHQALDLAKWILSLKPKP, from the coding sequence GTGATTGGGCTGCGTCGAATCGTCATCGGCGGCGCGCTCGCCTGGGGAGCGGTTGCCGTAGCGTGGGCCGCTTCAGCTTCCGATATGCAAAAACTGGCCGAGTCGCAGGGCTGTTTTTCGTGCCACGCGATCAACCATAAGAAGGTCGGGCCGGCTTACACCGCGGTGGCGCAACGTTACGCTCACAACCCCAACGCCGCGGCCATTCTGCAAGACGCGATTCTCAACGGCCATCAAGGCACATGGGGCGTGATTCCGATGCCCGCTTACGCCCCGGACGGCTACCTTAACCCGCATCAGGCGCTCGATCTGGCGAAATGGATTCTGAGCCTCAAGCCCAAACCCTGA
- the modA gene encoding molybdate ABC transporter substrate-binding protein — translation MQIVLLTRRRLALGGLMALLPAARALAADPAGLLLMAGAGYKRPVEALCADFTRDTGIAVERSYGNLQQIFAQARASGRVDVLIGDADFIDHAKDLNLPQRQILGQGKLVLAWRRKLLGRRSPDPIIDPVRDLPEMQSITLPNPQQAIYGRAAEQWLKAKGLWAPLQDKLKIVQTVPQVSAYLTSGQIDAGFLNLTEVLAVKGQLGGYLELQPGADSYAPIDIVAAFPEQTVQPETAASRARFAQFLQSAQAQEILRRAGL, via the coding sequence ATGCAAATCGTTTTGCTCACCCGTCGCCGCCTCGCTCTCGGCGGTTTGATGGCGCTGCTGCCCGCGGCGCGCGCACTGGCTGCCGATCCCGCCGGGCTGCTGCTCATGGCTGGCGCCGGTTACAAGCGCCCGGTCGAGGCGCTGTGCGCCGACTTCACCCGCGACACCGGCATTGCGGTGGAGCGCAGCTATGGCAATCTGCAGCAAATCTTTGCCCAGGCTCGCGCCAGCGGGCGGGTGGATGTGCTGATCGGCGACGCCGATTTCATCGACCACGCCAAAGACCTCAACCTGCCGCAGCGCCAGATACTCGGCCAGGGCAAGCTGGTGCTGGCGTGGCGGCGCAAGCTGCTGGGACGCCGCAGCCCCGACCCGATCATCGACCCGGTGCGCGACCTGCCCGAGATGCAGTCCATCACCCTGCCCAACCCGCAGCAAGCGATTTACGGCCGAGCCGCCGAGCAATGGCTCAAGGCCAAGGGCCTGTGGGCGCCGCTGCAGGACAAGCTCAAAATCGTGCAGACCGTGCCGCAGGTCAGCGCCTACCTCACCTCGGGGCAGATCGACGCCGGTTTTCTCAACCTCACCGAGGTACTGGCGGTCAAGGGGCAGCTCGGCGGCTACCTCGAACTCCAGCCGGGGGCGGATAGCTATGCGCCCATCGACATCGTCGCCGCATTCCCCGAGCAGACGGTACAGCCCGAAACCGCGGCCAGCCGCGCCCGCTTTGCGCAGTTCTTGCAAAGCGCGCAGGCGCAGGAGATTTTGCGCCGCGCCGGGCTGTGA